The region TTATTTCGCCCTGGAAGCGCCCGGCCTGTTCTACCGGATCAACCTCTCCGGAGAGAGCGGCACGTTCTACACCCGCATCCACGAGAAGTCGGCCAAGTACGTGCTCGTCGGCCAGGCCGAGGACGGGACGTGGACGAAGGATGAGAAGACCTTCAAGGCCCCCGCGGACAAGCCGATGCCCCCGCTCAAACCCTCCGACACCGTCGCCTACGCCCCGTGGTCTTCGATTCCCTTATCCGGCGCCGATGTCCCGGCCGCCGATCCTTGCGGAGACGGCAAGGTCGACGCCGGCGAGGCCTGCGACGACGGAAATACGGCTCCCGACGACGGCTGCTACCGCTGCAGGGTCGACAACGGATGGAATTGCCAGCCTCTCCTCTTCGAGACCAAGAGCACCTGCACGCGGTTCAACTTCGAATGCGGCGACGGCGTCCTCGAGACGATCGACGGCGAGCAGTGCGACGACAAGAACGACGACCCGAACGACGGCTGCTACAACTGCGTGATCCAACCGGGATGGGACTGCTCCTACTCGATGTTCACGTTCACCAACACCTGCTGGAAGATCTGATCGCGGGTCCATCAAGGGAAATCCTATGAAAATCGAACATTCACTGTCTCACGTCGCGGCCTTCGATGAAGATCCCGTCCTGAATCGAGTCCAGATGTCCCTCGGCATGGCCGGCGGCGACGTCGGGGCCTACGTCCTGCAGGCCGGGAACGGTGGCGGCGCCCAGGGCGCCGCGATGATGAATCAGCTGGTCGGCCTCATGATGCAAAGACCTTTGCAAGGCGGCGCGCAACATCAGAGCACTCAGGGATCCTCGGCCGGACCGGCCGTCGCGGCGGGCGCCGGCGGACTGGCACTGGGAGTGGCGGGCGGGGCCCTTCTTTCCCAATTAGGCAAAAAGAAGGATGCCACGGCGGCCGACCCGATTCCGGGGGGAGGTTCCGCAGCGACAGGGGGGGGCGTCCCCAAGGTTCAGAGCCAGGCCTCGGCGGCCCCGACCACGGCCGTTGCGCCCGTCACGACCCCCGTCAACAGCGCCTCCGGCTCGCCCACGAAGGTGCAGACCCCGACGCCGATGCCGACACCCACCAAACCGACGAGCGCCTCCGTCTCGAACACCTGGTCCAGCCAGCCCGGCGTCGACACGAGCGGCAAGGCCAGATCGCAGGCTTCCCTCAATGCCAATGGCGACCTCGTCGTCACCCAGGCCGATGATTTGTCTAAAACTTCCGGATCAGGCTCATCGACTCCGTGGAAGACGGTCGATACACCCAATAATGGACCGACTTTGGCCGTCCCCTCCAGCCTGTTGAATCTCGGAACGCAACCGCAGGTGGTCCCTCAGAATGCGCCATCATCGGATC is a window of bacterium DNA encoding:
- a CDS encoding DUF4215 domain-containing protein → MRSYTIKSLGIAALILSLTAAIGCGKAEGENAVVTPPAISDDIQPSGKGDAVTTPTGDEDEVIVPAETSTPEATDPEIESPKTPEELPAPPAALTVSLAGSKTLYEKKEGLIQISYSRTGGGDVQQLYIYGPFSGDSDCDGGLVIDPSGYDLNKGSANYLKYQSLLSGEVCKDLDGNCMDYFALEAPGLFYRINLSGESGTFYTRIHEKSAKYVLVGQAEDGTWTKDEKTFKAPADKPMPPLKPSDTVAYAPWSSIPLSGADVPAADPCGDGKVDAGEACDDGNTAPDDGCYRCRVDNGWNCQPLLFETKSTCTRFNFECGDGVLETIDGEQCDDKNDDPNDGCYNCVIQPGWDCSYSMFTFTNTCWKI